In Aspergillus fumigatus Af293 chromosome 4, whole genome shotgun sequence, one genomic interval encodes:
- the cdc31 gene encoding putative cell division control protein Cdc31, translating into MASSAHQPFGSRSYGGGKLPDRSVNANAIPFSASSFSRHRGLGATGPGEFGAEGAKSTQQAPPQPPVHSQTHGPSQDSNPLNRLTEEQREEINEAFTLFDLDRDRHLDYHELRVAFRALGFTLSKQELISLLTTYGVPRPQVQQQSASQAAQHQAQSKTTPATNPQHPSNLLMPLSAFQAVTAVKILERDPRDEILRAFELFDEGGKGYIDLEDLRRVARELGETGLEEEELRAMIEEFDLEGVGGVTRDAFVSICWQ; encoded by the exons ATGGCCTCATCAGCCCACCAGCCGTTCGGCTCACGCTCATACGGAGGCGGCAAACTACCCGATCGATCCGTGAACGCAAATGCGATCCCCTTCAGCGCGTCGTCCTTCTCCCGGCATCGCGGCCTGGGAGCGACAGGGCCCGGCGAATTTGGCGCCGAGGGCGCGAAATCAACACAGCAGGCTCCACCCCAGCCTCCCGTGCATTCGCAGACACACGGGCCCTCGCAGGACTCGAATCCGTTGAATCGGTTGACGGAGGAGCAGAGGGAGGAGATTAACGAAGCC TTTACGCTCTTCGATCTCGACCGAGACCGGCATCTAGATTATCATGAACTCCGCGTCGCGTTCCGCGCCCTCGGCTTCACGCTTTCGAAACAAGAACTCATTTCCCTCCTCACGACCTACGGCGTCCCCCGGCCCCAAGTACAACAGCAATCGGCGTCCCAGGCAGCGCAGCATCAGGCGCAGTCGAAGACGACGCCGGCCACCAACCCCCAGCATCCGTCCAACCTCCTCATGCCGCTGTCGGCCTTTCAGGCCGTGACGGCCGTTAAGATTCTGGAGCGGGATCCGCGGGACGAGATCCTCCGGGCATTTGAGCTGTTTGACGAGGGCGGGAAGGGATACATTGATCTTGAGGATTTGCGGCGGGTTGCGAGGGAATTGGGGGAGACGgggttggaggaggaggagctaCGCGCGATGATCGAGGAGTTTGATTTGGAAGGTGTCGGTGGTGTTACGAGGGATGCGTTTGTGAGTATCTGCTGGCAGTGA
- a CDS encoding ssDNA-dependent ATPase MGS1: MVSCPICGNSVPSLKINDHIDSNCENFIEEPTSSTGEPGSSHKTPVPSFFQPTSVRKAASQSIPQNDSPSAPSPLRPASGKRTITHEKESALNGDNPDQGEAQREPHPKKPKVNALQKAAPLAERMRPRTLDEVCGQELVGPNGVLRGLIEQDRVPSMILWGHAGTGKTTIARVIASMVGSRFVEINSTSTGVAECKKIFAEARSELGLTGRKTIVFCDEIHRFSKSQQDVFLGPVESGQITLIGATTENPSFKVQNALLSRCRTFTLSKLSDEDVKSILDRALRVEGPNYSPSSLVDDELIEYLARFSDGDARTSLNLLELAMDLSKRPSMTKEELKRSLTKTLVYDRAGDQHYDTISAFHKSIRGSDPDAALYYLARMLQSGEDPLYIARRLVVVASEDIGLADNSMLPLAIATHSAVEKIGLPEARINLAHATVAMALSKKSTRVYRALNNTFAALAEPGVAGLPVPIHLRNAPTRLMKELGYGKEYKYNPNYLDGQVVQDYLPEKLLGRKFLEDRDLGTKIDPDLIAQDERHLEP; the protein is encoded by the coding sequence ATGGTTTCCTGTCCCATTTGCGGGAATTCCGTTCCGTCCCTAAAGATCAACGATCATATCGACTCCAATTGTGAGAACTTCATTGAAGAGCCGACATCGAGCACGGGGGAGCCAGGGTCTTCTCATAAGACTCCGGTACCCAGCTTCTTTCAGCCGACCTCTGTCCGAAAGGCCGCCTCCCAAAGCATACCGCAAAATGATTCCCCGTCCGCACCCTCTCCGCTACGACCCGCCAGTGGGAAACGAACGATTACACATGAGAAGGAGTCTGCCTTGAACGGGGACAACCCGGATCAGGGTGAAGCGCAGAGAGAGCCTCATCCGAAAAAGCCGAAGGTGAACGCGCTTCAGAAAGCAGCACCGTTGGCCGAGCGCATGCGGCCCCGGACCCTCGATGAAGTCTGTGGCCAGGAGCTCGTCGGGCCAAATGGCGTACTCCGCGGGCTAATTGAGCAGGACCGTGTCCCAAGCATGATTCTCTGGGGGCATGCAGGAACGGGTAAAACAACCATTGCAAGGGTCATCGCGTCGATGGTAGGGAGCAGATTTGTGGAAATCAACAGTACTAGTACCGGGGTCGCGGAATGCAAAAAGATATTCGCTGAAGCCAGAAGCGAGCTCGGTCTGACCGGGAGGAAGACGATCGTGTTCTGTGATGAGATCCATCGCTTCTCAAAGTCACAGCAGGATGTGTTCTTAGGCCCTGTAGAAAGTGGGCAAATCACACTCATTGGCGCCACGACGGAGAATCCGTCTTTCAAAGTCCAGAATGCTCTCCTTTCGAGATGCAGGACCTTCACATTGTCAAAATTGAGCGACGAGGACGTCAAGTCTATCCTTGACCGAGCTTTGAGAGTTGAGGGTCCCAACTATTCACCGTCCTCGCTCGTAGATGATGAGTTGATTGAATACCTTGCTCGCTTTTCTGATGGAGACGCTCGAACATCTCTCAACCTTTTGGAGCTGGCTATGGACTTGTCGAAACGTCCCAGCATGACCAAAGAAGAATTGAAGCGATCCCTTACCAAGACTTTGGTGTACGACCGCGCAGGGGATCAACATTATGACACAATCTCGGCCTTCCACAAATCGATCCGGGGCAGTGACCCAGATGCTGCTCTATACTACCTTGCACGCATGCTGCAGTCTGGCGAAGACCCTTTGTATATTGCGCGGCGTCTAGTTGTTGTGGCTTCAGAAGATATCGGCTTGGCAGACAACAGCATGCTGCCACTTGCCATTGCTACTCACTCGGCTGTCGAAAAGATCGGGCTTCCAGAAGCACGTATCAACCTCGCACACGCTACAGTAGCCATGGCGCTCTCTAAGAAGAGTACTCGAGTGTATCGCGCCTTGAACAATACTTTTGCAGCGTTGGCGGAGCCGGGGGTTGCGGGATTGCCTGTACCAATCCATCTGAGGAACGCCCCCACTCGACTCATGAAAGAGTTGGGATATGGAAAAGAGTACAAGTACAACCCGAATTACCTCGATGGTCAGGTAGTGCAAGACTACCTTCCAGAGAAACTACTTGGCCGGAAATTTCTTGAAGACCGAGACCTGGGCACTAAGATTGACCCTGATCTGATAGCTCAGGATGAACGGCACCTGGAGCCTTGA